A genomic stretch from Desulfotignum balticum DSM 7044 includes:
- a CDS encoding (Fe-S)-binding protein codes for MLLKSYSLEIFKSKCQADAEGVHCFAHLDQDVTEAIPYLNAVLGGFEYLNDPPAVTFKTHGKLITVHGNKIAVNALKDEAEAEKIVAWLKNEINAAWEKKKEIDPCYTGMPRPGIMEILKLLPKTNCKECSQPTCLVFAAKMAEGAKGPDDCPPLDPNQHRRLTEYMGRFILEM; via the coding sequence ATGCTGTTGAAGAGCTATTCTCTGGAAATATTTAAATCCAAATGCCAGGCAGATGCCGAAGGCGTGCACTGCTTTGCCCACCTGGACCAGGATGTGACAGAGGCCATTCCCTATCTGAATGCCGTGCTGGGGGGATTCGAGTATCTCAATGATCCTCCGGCTGTCACCTTTAAAACCCATGGCAAGCTGATCACGGTGCACGGCAATAAAATTGCAGTGAATGCCCTGAAGGATGAAGCAGAAGCTGAAAAAATCGTGGCATGGCTCAAAAATGAGATCAATGCGGCCTGGGAGAAAAAAAAGGAGATAGACCCTTGCTATACCGGTATGCCCCGTCCCGGGATCATGGAGATTCTCAAGCTGCTGCCCAAAACCAACTGCAAAGAATGCAGCCAGCCCACCTGCCTGGTTTTTGCCGCCAAAATGGCGGAAGGGGCCAAAGGTCCTGACGACTGCCCTCCCCTTGATCCGAATCAGCACCGGCGCCTCACCGAATATATGGGCCGGTTCATCCTGGAAATGTAA